The following proteins are co-located in the Spinactinospora alkalitolerans genome:
- a CDS encoding HAD family hydrolase has translation MTFTDPSVAAPPVPDDTALQAVLFDMDGTLIDTEGMWMAAESEVVAELGGVWTVEDQRANIGGSAQTAAAYIVELTGAPIGPDEVMAMLAASMRRRLAAGPELMPGAKRLLTQVSESGLPKALVTSTHRPLLEVSITAIGAEHFDLTVAGDEVERNKPHPEPYLKAARLLGVDPARCVVLEDSPAGVAAAGAAGCVTVAVPHLVPVEPAPRRVVLDSLEEVDLDRLRRLAAESGAA, from the coding sequence ATGACCTTCACCGATCCTTCCGTCGCCGCGCCCCCCGTCCCGGACGACACCGCCCTGCAGGCGGTGCTGTTCGACATGGACGGCACGCTGATCGACACCGAGGGCATGTGGATGGCCGCCGAGAGCGAGGTGGTCGCCGAGCTCGGCGGGGTCTGGACGGTCGAGGACCAGCGGGCCAACATCGGCGGGTCGGCGCAGACCGCCGCGGCCTACATCGTCGAGCTGACCGGGGCGCCGATCGGGCCCGATGAGGTCATGGCGATGCTGGCGGCGTCCATGCGCCGCCGCCTGGCCGCCGGCCCCGAGCTGATGCCCGGGGCGAAGAGGCTGCTGACCCAGGTCAGCGAGTCCGGCCTGCCGAAGGCGCTGGTGACCTCCACGCACCGTCCGCTGCTGGAGGTCTCGATCACCGCGATCGGCGCCGAGCACTTCGACCTCACCGTGGCCGGCGACGAGGTCGAACGGAACAAGCCGCACCCCGAGCCCTACCTGAAGGCCGCCCGGCTGCTGGGCGTGGACCCGGCCCGCTGCGTGGTGCTGGAGGACTCCCCGGCCGGCGTCGCCGCCGCCGGGGCCGCCGGCTGCGTCACGGTGGCGGTTCCGCACCTGGTGCCGGTCGAACCGGCGCCGCGGCGCGTCGTGCTCGACTCCCTGGAGGAGGTCGACCTGGACCGGCTGCGGCGGCTGGCCGCGGAGTCCGGCGCCGCCTGA
- the metH gene encoding methionine synthase, whose translation MSSRLSFRDALAQRVIVADGAMGTMLQVHDLGLDDFQGHEGCNEILNVTRPDVVRSTHAAFFDVGVDCVETNTFGANFGNLGEYDIVERTYELAESGARLAKEVADEYSSADHPRYVLGSVGPGTKLPTLGHAHFTTLRDYYEQCAKGLIDGGADAILIETCQDLLQTKAAVVGAQRARRAAGSGITIIAQVTIETTGTMLIGSEIGAALTALEPLGIDVIGLNCATGPAEMSEHLRYLSQHARVPISCMPNAGLPELGTDGAVYPLQPHELADAHDTFTGEFGLSLAGGCCGTTPEHLRQVVERVSGRGVKNRTPRTEAAAASVYQSVPFRQDTSYLAIGERTNANGSKLFREAMVAERYDDCIEIARDQIRDGAHLLDLNVDYVGRDGARDMRELASRLATASTLPLMLDSTEPDVLQAGLEMIGGRAVLNSVNYEDGDASGSRFDRIASLAVEHGAALVALTIDEQGQARTADKKVEIAQRLISDLGGRYGIRESDILIDCLTFTIATGQDESRRDALETVEAIRELKRRHPDVQTTLGLSNVSFGLNPAARIVLNSVFLHECAEAGLDSAIVHASKILPMNRIPEEQRQVALDMVYDRRTGDYDPLQRFLELFEGVDAQQLKASRAEELAALPLWDRLERRIIDGEMVGMEADLDEALTQRPALQIVNDTLLAGMKVVGELFGSGEMQLPFVLKSAEVMKAAVAHLEPHMEKSDDDGKGRIVLATVKGDVHDIGKNLVDIILSNNGYDVVNLGIKQPVSAIIEAAEEQRADVIGMSGLLVKSTVIMKENLEEMESRGLSDRFPVLLGGAALTRSYVEQDLAEMFPGEVRYARDAFEGLRLMDAFMAVKRGVEGAELPALRKRRVKSAAKLQVTEPEDMPERSDVAVDNRVPEPPFWGDRISKGVPLADYAAYLDERATFMGQWGLKGSRGGGPSYEELVETEGRPRMRMWLDRMQTEGLLEASVVYGYYPCHSEGDDLVVLDDDGSERTRFTFPRQRRDRHLCLADYFRPKSSGETDVVAFQVVTVGSAISKATQELFEKNAYRDYLELHGLSVQLTEALAEYWHTRVRAELGFAGDDPAELEAFFKLGYRGARFSLGYGACPNLEDRAKIMRLLEPERVGVTLSEEFQLVPEQATDAIVIHHPEAKYFNA comes from the coding sequence ATGAGTTCTCGACTCTCCTTCCGGGATGCCCTCGCACAACGCGTCATCGTGGCCGACGGGGCGATGGGCACCATGCTGCAGGTACACGACCTCGGTCTGGACGATTTTCAAGGGCACGAAGGCTGTAACGAGATCCTCAACGTCACTCGCCCTGATGTGGTGCGGTCCACGCACGCCGCATTCTTCGACGTGGGCGTCGACTGCGTCGAGACCAACACCTTCGGCGCGAACTTCGGAAACCTCGGCGAATACGACATCGTCGAGCGGACCTACGAGCTGGCCGAGTCCGGCGCCCGACTGGCCAAGGAGGTCGCCGACGAGTACTCCTCGGCCGACCACCCCCGCTACGTGCTCGGCTCGGTCGGCCCCGGCACGAAGCTGCCCACGCTCGGCCACGCGCACTTCACCACGCTGCGCGACTACTACGAGCAGTGCGCCAAGGGCCTGATCGACGGCGGGGCCGACGCCATTCTGATCGAGACCTGCCAGGACCTGCTGCAGACCAAGGCCGCCGTCGTCGGCGCGCAGCGGGCGCGCCGCGCGGCGGGCTCCGGCATCACGATCATCGCGCAGGTCACCATCGAGACGACCGGCACGATGCTGATCGGCTCGGAGATCGGTGCGGCGCTGACCGCGCTGGAGCCGCTGGGCATCGACGTGATCGGGTTGAACTGCGCCACCGGCCCCGCGGAGATGAGCGAGCACCTGCGCTACCTCTCCCAGCACGCCCGGGTGCCCATCTCCTGCATGCCCAACGCCGGCCTGCCCGAGCTCGGCACGGACGGCGCGGTCTACCCGCTGCAGCCGCACGAACTGGCCGACGCCCACGACACCTTCACCGGCGAGTTCGGGCTGTCCCTGGCCGGAGGGTGCTGCGGCACCACCCCCGAGCACCTGCGCCAGGTCGTCGAGCGCGTGTCCGGGCGCGGCGTGAAGAACCGCACCCCCCGCACCGAGGCCGCCGCGGCCTCGGTGTACCAGAGCGTGCCGTTCCGCCAGGACACCAGCTACCTCGCCATCGGCGAGCGGACCAACGCCAACGGCTCCAAGCTGTTCCGCGAGGCCATGGTCGCGGAGCGCTACGACGACTGCATCGAGATCGCCCGCGACCAGATCCGCGACGGCGCCCACCTGCTCGACCTCAACGTCGACTACGTCGGCCGCGACGGCGCGCGCGACATGCGGGAGCTGGCCTCCCGGCTGGCCACAGCTTCCACCCTGCCGCTGATGCTCGACTCCACCGAGCCCGACGTCCTGCAGGCCGGTCTGGAGATGATCGGCGGGCGCGCCGTGCTCAACTCCGTCAACTACGAGGACGGCGACGCCTCCGGTTCGCGGTTCGACAGGATCGCCTCGCTCGCGGTCGAGCACGGCGCGGCCCTCGTCGCGCTGACCATCGACGAGCAGGGCCAGGCGCGCACCGCCGACAAGAAGGTCGAGATCGCCCAGCGGCTGATCAGCGACCTGGGCGGCAGATACGGCATCCGCGAGTCCGACATCCTCATCGACTGCCTGACCTTCACCATCGCCACCGGTCAGGACGAGTCGCGCCGCGACGCGCTGGAGACCGTCGAGGCGATCCGCGAGCTCAAGCGGCGCCACCCCGACGTGCAGACCACGCTGGGGCTGTCCAACGTCTCCTTCGGCCTCAACCCGGCCGCGCGCATCGTGCTGAACTCGGTGTTCCTGCACGAGTGCGCCGAGGCGGGCCTGGACTCCGCGATCGTGCACGCCTCCAAGATCCTGCCGATGAACCGGATCCCCGAGGAGCAGCGCCAGGTCGCCCTCGACATGGTCTACGACCGGCGCACCGGGGACTACGACCCGCTGCAGAGGTTCCTGGAGCTGTTCGAGGGCGTGGACGCCCAGCAGCTCAAGGCCTCGCGCGCCGAGGAGCTGGCCGCGCTGCCGCTGTGGGACCGGCTGGAGCGGCGCATCATCGACGGCGAGATGGTCGGCATGGAGGCCGACCTCGACGAGGCGCTGACCCAGCGCCCCGCGCTGCAGATCGTCAACGACACGCTGCTGGCCGGGATGAAGGTCGTCGGCGAACTGTTCGGCTCCGGCGAGATGCAGCTGCCCTTCGTGCTGAAGTCGGCCGAGGTCATGAAGGCCGCCGTGGCCCACCTCGAACCGCACATGGAGAAGAGCGACGACGACGGCAAGGGCCGCATCGTGCTCGCCACGGTCAAGGGCGACGTGCACGACATCGGCAAGAACCTCGTCGACATCATCCTGTCCAACAACGGCTACGACGTCGTCAACCTCGGCATCAAGCAGCCGGTGTCGGCGATCATCGAGGCGGCCGAGGAGCAGCGCGCCGACGTCATCGGCATGTCCGGCCTGCTGGTGAAGTCCACGGTGATCATGAAGGAGAACCTGGAGGAGATGGAGTCCCGCGGGCTCTCCGACCGCTTCCCTGTGCTGCTGGGCGGCGCCGCGCTCACCCGCTCCTACGTCGAGCAGGACCTCGCCGAGATGTTCCCCGGGGAGGTCCGCTACGCCCGCGACGCCTTCGAGGGCCTGCGGCTGATGGACGCGTTCATGGCGGTCAAGCGCGGCGTCGAGGGCGCCGAGCTGCCCGCGCTGCGCAAGCGCCGGGTCAAGAGCGCCGCCAAGCTCCAGGTCACCGAGCCCGAGGACATGCCGGAGCGCAGCGACGTGGCCGTCGACAACCGGGTGCCCGAGCCGCCGTTCTGGGGCGACCGCATCAGCAAGGGCGTCCCGCTCGCCGACTACGCCGCCTACCTGGACGAGCGGGCCACGTTCATGGGCCAGTGGGGGCTCAAGGGCTCGCGCGGCGGCGGCCCGAGCTACGAGGAGCTGGTCGAGACCGAGGGCCGGCCGCGCATGCGCATGTGGCTGGACCGGATGCAGACCGAGGGCCTGCTGGAGGCGTCCGTCGTCTACGGCTACTACCCCTGCCACAGCGAGGGCGACGACCTCGTGGTGCTCGACGACGACGGCTCCGAGCGCACCCGCTTCACCTTCCCCCGGCAGCGGCGCGACCGGCACCTGTGCCTGGCCGACTACTTCCGCCCGAAGTCCTCGGGCGAGACCGACGTGGTGGCCTTCCAGGTCGTCACGGTCGGCAGCGCGATCAGCAAGGCCACCCAGGAGCTGTTCGAGAAGAACGCCTACCGCGACTACCTGGAGCTGCACGGCCTCTCGGTGCAGCTCACCGAGGCGCTGGCGGAGTACTGGCACACGCGGGTACGCGCCGAGCTGGGCTTCGCCGGGGACGACCCCGCGGAGCTGGAGGCGTTCTTCAAACTGGGCTACCGGGGCGCGCGGTTCTCGCTGGGCTACGGCGCCTGCCCGAACCTGGAGGACCGCGCGAAGATCATGCGGCTGCTGGAACCCGAGCGGGTCGGTGTGACGTTGTCCGAAGAGTTCCAACTTGTTCCCGAACAGGCCACCGACGCGATCGTCATCCATCACCCCGAGGCGAAATACTTCAACGCATGA
- a CDS encoding PAC2 family protein, which yields MPELDSVPELVEPVMVAAFEGWNDAGEAASAVIEHLAAAWDTDELLSLESDDYYDFQVSRPRVETLDGESRRIQWPTTKVSVARPRGGGHDIVLVRGTEPNMRWRGFCSDLLAVARELGVRRVILLGALLADAPHTRPVPVTSVASPPELGRRLHLEPTTYEGPTGILGVLQEVFGSAGLETVSLWAAVPHYVAQPPCPKGTLSLLRRVEDILDVTVPLGDLPEEARAWEHGVNELASEDSDIAGYVRSLEEAKDAAELPEATGEAIAREFERYLKRRGRG from the coding sequence GTGCCTGAGCTCGACAGCGTTCCTGAGCTCGTCGAGCCCGTGATGGTGGCCGCGTTCGAAGGCTGGAACGACGCCGGCGAGGCGGCCAGCGCCGTCATCGAACACCTGGCCGCGGCCTGGGACACCGACGAACTGCTCTCCCTCGAATCCGACGACTACTACGACTTCCAGGTCTCGCGCCCCCGCGTGGAGACGCTGGACGGCGAGAGCCGCAGGATCCAGTGGCCCACCACCAAGGTCTCGGTGGCCCGGCCCCGCGGCGGCGGGCACGACATCGTGCTGGTGCGCGGGACCGAACCCAACATGCGCTGGCGCGGCTTCTGCAGCGACCTGCTGGCGGTGGCCCGCGAGCTGGGCGTGCGCAGGGTCATCCTGCTGGGCGCGCTGCTGGCCGACGCCCCGCACACCCGGCCGGTGCCGGTGACCAGCGTGGCCTCGCCGCCGGAGCTGGGACGCAGGCTGCACCTGGAACCGACGACCTACGAGGGGCCCACGGGCATCCTCGGCGTGCTGCAGGAGGTCTTCGGCTCCGCGGGCCTGGAGACGGTCTCGCTGTGGGCCGCCGTGCCGCACTACGTCGCGCAGCCGCCGTGCCCCAAGGGCACCCTGTCGCTGCTGCGCAGGGTCGAGGACATCCTCGACGTCACCGTGCCGCTGGGCGACCTGCCCGAGGAGGCCCGCGCCTGGGAGCACGGCGTCAACGAGCTCGCCTCGGAGGACTCCGACATCGCCGGCTACGTCCGCAGCCTGGAGGAGGCCAAGGACGCCGCCGAACTCCCCGAAGCCACCGGCGAGGCCATCGCCAGGGAGTTCGAGCGCTACCTCAAGCGCCGCGGCCGGGGATAG
- a CDS encoding ABC transporter substrate-binding protein — protein MNKRALSFAAVGTAAMLLLGACGGGGDGGGDTAGGEFNQGVAEVVNPSDQTGGTLRYAIAANIESTDPGNTYYGYVWNFSRYYARTLYTYAASPGEAGREVVPDLAADLPEVSEDGTTWTVRLKEGLKYEDGSEIVAEDVKYAIARANFGDQALPNGPKYYQQLLDDSDDYEGPYTDADDPLAGFDGIETPDDHTLVFHLKEPFVDFTYVMVQPQSAPVPAEADQGERYQTQVVSSGPYKFEGEWNPGNGITLVRNEEWDPESDPIRRALPDRVTVEEGVDQNEIDQRLANGELDVDLGGTGLGPAMKGQAVPDEETRVHLDNPETSAHYFVNLNVHVEPLDDRACRQAVQYAVDRNAVQRAWGGDIGGTIATQVLPPAVDGADPDLDLYPSENNEGDIDKAGEKLEECGQEDGFSTNLGVRSDRPAEVAAAEALQQALARADIDVDIEQFPSDTFTNTQAGSPDFVHDNELGLNIYGWMPDWPSGYGYMSQILDGDSIKEAGNSNISEFDDPEVNELFDEVVTVEDPAGQAEIYARIDEMVMEEAVIVPMIFQKSVLYRPENLTNVYFNPSWKMYDYMALGTTRE, from the coding sequence GTGAACAAACGAGCGTTGTCGTTCGCCGCGGTGGGTACCGCGGCGATGCTGCTTCTGGGCGCCTGCGGCGGCGGCGGTGACGGAGGCGGGGACACCGCGGGGGGTGAGTTCAACCAGGGGGTCGCCGAGGTGGTCAACCCCTCCGACCAGACCGGCGGCACGCTGCGCTACGCGATCGCGGCCAACATCGAGAGCACCGACCCCGGCAACACCTACTACGGCTACGTCTGGAACTTCAGCCGGTACTACGCGCGCACGCTCTACACCTACGCGGCCTCGCCCGGCGAGGCCGGCCGGGAGGTCGTCCCCGACCTCGCGGCGGACCTGCCCGAGGTCAGCGAGGACGGCACGACCTGGACCGTCCGGCTCAAGGAGGGGCTGAAGTACGAGGACGGCTCCGAGATCGTCGCCGAGGACGTCAAGTACGCGATCGCCCGGGCCAACTTCGGCGACCAGGCGCTGCCCAACGGCCCCAAGTACTACCAGCAGCTGCTCGACGACAGCGACGACTACGAGGGCCCCTACACCGACGCCGATGACCCGCTGGCCGGCTTCGACGGCATCGAGACCCCGGACGACCACACGCTGGTCTTCCACCTCAAGGAGCCGTTCGTCGACTTCACCTACGTGATGGTCCAGCCGCAGAGCGCGCCCGTGCCCGCGGAGGCCGACCAGGGCGAGCGCTACCAGACCCAGGTGGTCTCCTCCGGGCCCTACAAGTTCGAGGGCGAGTGGAACCCCGGCAACGGGATCACCCTGGTGCGCAACGAGGAGTGGGACCCCGAATCCGACCCGATCCGCAGGGCGCTGCCGGACCGGGTCACCGTCGAGGAGGGCGTCGACCAGAACGAGATCGACCAGCGCCTGGCCAACGGCGAGCTCGACGTCGACCTGGGCGGCACCGGCCTGGGCCCGGCGATGAAGGGCCAGGCGGTCCCCGACGAGGAGACCAGGGTCCACCTCGACAACCCCGAGACCAGCGCGCACTACTTCGTCAACCTCAACGTCCACGTGGAGCCGCTGGACGACCGGGCGTGCCGGCAGGCGGTGCAGTACGCGGTCGACCGCAACGCCGTCCAGCGGGCCTGGGGCGGCGACATCGGCGGCACCATCGCCACCCAGGTGCTGCCGCCGGCGGTCGACGGCGCCGACCCCGACCTCGACCTCTACCCCTCGGAGAACAACGAGGGCGACATCGACAAGGCCGGGGAGAAGCTGGAGGAGTGCGGCCAGGAGGACGGCTTCTCCACCAATCTCGGGGTCCGCTCGGACCGGCCGGCCGAGGTCGCGGCCGCCGAGGCGCTGCAGCAGGCGCTGGCCCGCGCCGACATCGACGTCGACATCGAGCAGTTCCCCTCCGACACCTTCACCAACACCCAGGCGGGTTCGCCGGACTTCGTGCACGACAACGAGCTCGGCCTCAACATCTACGGCTGGATGCCCGACTGGCCCAGCGGCTACGGCTACATGAGCCAGATCCTCGACGGCGACTCCATCAAGGAGGCCGGCAACTCCAACATCTCCGAGTTCGACGACCCCGAGGTCAACGAGCTCTTCGACGAGGTGGTCACGGTCGAGGACCCGGCCGGGCAGGCCGAGATCTACGCCCGGATCGACGAGATGGTCATGGAGGAGGCGGTGATCGTGCCGATGATCTTCCAGAAGTCGGTGCTGTACCGGCCGGAGAACCTGACCAACGTCTACTTCAACCCGAGCTGGAAGATGTACGACTACATGGCGCTGGGGACCACCCGCGAGTAG